Proteins encoded by one window of Pelmatolapia mariae isolate MD_Pm_ZW linkage group LG14, Pm_UMD_F_2, whole genome shotgun sequence:
- the LOC134641610 gene encoding extracellular calcium-sensing receptor-like has protein sequence MMAMIFAVEEINSNSSLLPGVKLGYWIMNSCNHIHNSLQALLSLLGHSKAVSSVVEKTAETDTNQSSTCLYYSPVPAVIGLASSSPTRAVAQTLGPFNIPLVSYFATCTCLTDKRLYPSFLRTVPSDLFQVRGLVNLVTYFGWFWVGTLGTTDDYSLYGIQAFSIQFRKEGGCVAYHRTIPTSPTVAEIKEIADKLQSSTARVVVVFATEVELLDLFLEVMGTLGFSFPGVNIPGFKEFLLNIRPSPKPGMEFFNMFWEEHFGCKLEFESQRAKDYEANIVAVCTGSEDLRYTDSSYSDVSQVRISYNVYKAVYAIAHALHKFLKCDSTGLNEGLCEMHNSFANGQFLQDLKMVNFTNQFDEKVYFDSNGEPVPLYDIINWQESSKDKISFIKVGSYDGSAPQGQQLKIVKNTIVWTKKESQVPVSQCSSPCPPGSRQATRQGEPKCCFDCLPCADGEISNQTGSTECTKCHEYFWSDKEKVKCVAGLEEFLSFYDTMGIILVALTLLGFLLTTIITIVFHSFRFTPIVKANNSEISFLLLLSLKLCFLCSLVFIGQPSWWTCRLRQAAFGISFVLCLSCLLVKTIVVLLAFRTNVPGSRGRKLFGTSQQRILIICATAPQICLCSGWVLGAPPFPFRNPNYQASTGKIVVECKEPWPPGFYLLLGYIGLLAFVCLLLAFFGRKLPDTFNEAKFITFSMLIFWAVWISFIPAYVSSPGKFSVAVEIFAILASSFGLLLCIFIPKCYIILLHPERNIKKGMTGKYQR, from the exons CCATATCCATAACAGCCTGCAGGCTCTTCTGTCCTTACTCGGTCACTCTAAAGCTGTCAGCAGTGTGGtagaaaaaacagcagaaactgaca CAAACCAGTCATCCACATGTCTGTATTATTCTCCTGTGCCTGCTGTAATTGGTCTTGCATCCTCTTCCCCCACAAGAGCTGTAGCTCAAACACTTGGACCTTTTAACATACCACTG GTGAGTTATTTTGCCACTTGTACCTGTCTTACTGACAAGCGCTTGTATCCATCATTCTTGAGAACTGTGCCAAGTGATCTCTTTCAAGTTAGAGGTCTTGTAAATCTTGTCACTTACTTTGGTTGGTTCTGGGTGGGCACACTAGGCACAACG gatGATTACAGTCTTTATGGCATACAAGCATTCTCTATTCAATTTAGAAAAGAAGGTGGGTGTGTGGCATATCACCGCACTATCCCAACATCACCCACAGTGGCTGAGATAAAAGAAATAGCAGACAAGCTGCAGAGTTCAACTGCTCGGGTTGTGGTGGTGTTTGCTACAGAAGTGGAACTGCTAGATCTGTTTTTAGAAGTAA TGGGAACACTGGGGTTCTCTTTCCCCGGAGTCAACATCCCAGGCTTTAAAGAGTTTCTTTTGAATATCCGACCCTCTCCCAAACCAGGAATGGAATTTTTCAATATGTTCTGGGAAGAACATTTTGGTTGCAAGCTAGAATTTGAAAGCCAAAGAGCCAAAGACTATGAAGCAAATATTGTAG CCGTGTGCACAGGTTCAGAGGATCTGCGATACACTGACAGCAGTTATAGTGATGTATCTCAGGTTAGAATTTCCTATAATGTGTATAAAGCTGTGTACGCCATTGCTCATGCTCTTCACAAGTTTTTGAAGTGTGACTCAACAGGACTTAATGAGGGATTATGTGAGATGCACAACTCATTTGCAAATGGTCAG TTTCTTCAAGATCTGAAAATGGTGAATTTCACTAACCAGTTTGATGAGAAAGTATACTTTGACTCCAATGGAGAGCCAGTCCCACTTTATGACATTATTAACTGGCAGGAGAGCAGCAAGGATAAAATCAG CTTTATCAAAGTCGGAAGCTATGATGGTTCAGCTCCACAAGGACAGCAGTTGAAGATAGTGAAAAACACTATTGTTTGGACAAAAAAGGAATCTCAG GTTCCTGTATCTCAATGTAGTTCTCCATGTCCCCCTGGCAGCAGGCAGGCCACACGCCAAGGAGAGCCCAAATGCTGCTTTGATTGTTTGCCCTGTGCAGATGGAGAGATCAGCAACCAGACTG GTTCCACTGAGTGCACAAAATGCCATGAGTACTTCTGGtcagacaaagaaaaagtgaaatgtGTTGCAGGATTAGAAGAATTCCTCTCTTTCTATGACACCATGGGAATCATCCTGGTTGCACTCACCCTGTTGGGATTCTTACTGACCACCATCATCACCATTGTCTTTCACAGTTTCCGCTTTACACCCATCGTCAAGGCCAACAACTCAGAAATAAGTTTCTTGCTTCTCCTGTCACTCaagctctgtttcctgtgttctcTGGTGTTCATTGGTCAGCCGTCTTGGTGGACATGTAGGCTCCGCCAGGCAGCATTTGGgatcagctttgtcctgtgtttgtCCTGCCTCCTTGTTAAGACCATTGTGGTCCTCCTGGCTTTCCGGACTAATGTACCTGGTTCCAGGGGTCGGAAGCTGTTTGGAACATCTCAGCAGAGGATTCTGATCATCTGTGCGACAGCTCCTCAG ATTTGTCTCTGTTCTGGCTGGGTGTTGGGAGCACCTCCCTTTCCATTCAGGAACCCAAACTACCAAGCTTCAACTGGAAAA ATTGTTGTGGAGTGTAAAGAGCCATGGCCTCCTGGGTTCTACCTGCTCCTTGGTTACATTGGCCTACTGGCCTTTGTCTGTCTTCTCCTGGCATTCTTTGGACGAAAGCTACCGGACACATTCAACGAAGCAAAGTTCATCACCTTCAGCATGCTGATTTTCTGGGCTGTGTGGATTTCTTTCATTCCAGCTTATGTCAGCTCTCCTGGGAAATTTTCTGTGGCAGTGGAAATATTTGCTATCTTAGCATCCAGTTTTGGATTGttactttgtatttttattccCAAATGTTACATTATTTTACTGCACCCTGAGAGGAATATTAAGAAAGGCATGACTGGGAAATATCAAAGATGA